A stretch of DNA from Candidatus Neomarinimicrobiota bacterium:
TTTGACGATGCCTGCATCCCGAGCCTCCTGTAGTAAACGAGAAACACCTGGACGAGAAACCTCCAACTTCTTGGCAATCTGAGCCTGATTGAGATTATGCTCATAGTAGAGACGGGCAGCTTCCAACACAAGCAGGCTTCTATCTGTAGCCACTAGACGCATATCGCCCTGAACATATGTTCATTTACCATTAACATGTGTTCAAGTTATGGTGGCGTCCCGGGGTTGTCAAGCGCTAATGCGCCTCTATAACTTCGACCGCTTTAAAACTTCAGCTTCTTTTTATTTACCTTGATTTTTTTAGGAGACTTGGCCTTGGGTAAGGGAAGATCACCTTTCGCAGTGATAGGAACTTCAAATTTTAAGACTTTTAACTCTATTTTAAAAGTCACATCCATCTGAAAAGGAATACTCTTCTTTCCTTTTGTGATTGCCTTTGCCAGCGCACCAGCCGACTCGAAGGCATCCAGATAATTTATCTCAAGAGGCAGCTTGAACTCCTGTTTGGTGTTTGCAGGAATAGTGAACTTCACATCTTTTCCCTTTGCCGTGGGTTTTCCTTTCAAAAAGAGTTCATAGTCAGCCTTGATGTGATCCACACCAAAGGAATTTGGATTGTCGACGATATACACAAACTCAACCTTGGCCTTCTTGGCCTTGATGGACTTGACATCCATTCTATCATAAACTACTGTTGGCTTTTTGGGAGCAGATAGCTTTAATTTTGGAAGCTG
This window harbors:
- a CDS encoding LEA type 2 family protein; protein product: MKKKLFKVTVGLLVFSLQLAYAQLPKLKLSAPKKPTVVYDRMDVKSIKAKKAKVEFVYIVDNPNSFGVDHIKADYELFLKGKPTAKGKDVKFTIPANTKQEFKLPLEINYLDAFESAGALAKAITKGKKSIPFQMDVTFKIELKVLKFEVPITAKGDLPLPKAKSPKKIKVNKKKLKF